A genomic window from Motacilla alba alba isolate MOTALB_02 chromosome 2, Motacilla_alba_V1.0_pri, whole genome shotgun sequence includes:
- the RPRD1A gene encoding regulation of nuclear pre-mRNA domain-containing protein 1A isoform X2, which yields MSAFSEAALERKLSELSNSQQSVQTLSLWLIHHRKHSALIVSVWERELRKAKPNRKLTFLYLANDVIQNSKRKGPEFTKDFAPVIVEAFKHVSSESDESCKKHLGRVLSIWEERSVYENDVLEQLRQALYGDRKVRKRTYEQIKVDENNCSPRSSPTDPPQTTDLIRALQELENAASGDAAVHQRIASLPIEVQDVSLLDRITDKESGEQLSKMVDDACMLLADYNGRLAAEIDDRKQLTRMLSDFLRCQKEFLAEKEHKLEKSN from the exons ATGTCGGCATTCTCGGAGGCGGCGCTGGAGCGGAAGCTGTCGGAGCTGAGCAACTCGCAGCAGAGCGTGCAGACCCTGAGCCTGTGGCTCATCCACCACCGCAAGCACTCGGCGCTCATCGTCAGCGTGTGGGAGCGGGAGCTGCGCAAAG caAAACCGAATAGGAAGCTGACATTCCTGTACTTGGCTAATGATGTCATacagaacagcaaaaggaaaggacCAGAATTTACAAAAGACTTTGCTCCAGTAATAGTGGAGGCTTTTAAGCATGTTTCAAG TGAGTCTGATGAGAGTTGTAAGAAACACCTTGGCCGAGTGCTGTCTATCTGGGAAGAAAGGTCTGTTTATGAAAATGATGTATTAGAACAACTTAGGCAAGCTTTGT atGGAGACAGAAAGGTGAGGAAGCGCACATACGAACAGATCAAAGTTGATGAAAATAACTGTTCACCTCGAAGTTCTCCCACTGATCCTCCTCAG ACCACAGATCTCATTAGAGCATTACAAGAACTAGAAAATGCTGCCTCTGGGGATGCAGCAGTTCACCAGAGAATAGCTTCCTTGCCTATAGAGGTCCAGGATGTGTCCCTGTTAGACAGAATAACAG ATAAGGAATCTGGAGAGCAACTTTCCAAAATGGTAGATGATGCATGTATGTTGCTGGCGGATTACAATGGCAGGTTGGCAGCTGAAATAGATGATAGAAAACAGCTAACTCGAATGTTATCAGACTTTCTCCGATGTCAAAAAGAGTTCCTTGCAGAGAAAGAACATAAGCTGGAA AAAAGCAATTGA